A stretch of DNA from Spirosoma endbachense:
TCATGGTGTGGAATCGGTGTAGTGCTTTTCAAGGAATTTCCGTTGGCATGCTCCACAAATAATACGCGACGCCCATCGCTAACAGGATCAGTCCAATGATAATGTAAAGGTACATTGGCAGTTTCTTTTTCATGATGGAGTAGTTATTAATTGGTCAGGAATTTGCGTTCTCATCTGCTTAAACAAACATTAGGCCAGTGATGGTTATGGTAATTATTCCAGGACTTTCAGATTTGCCAGCCCTTACTGGAATTCCAACGTGTAGGCAAACCTGAAAAATTAGAATGGAGTAAAAGCTTGCCAGAACAAACAATAACTACGTATGTTTACCCCTATAAACGCCAGTAATTCAGAGCATTGTTTTGCTGCTCTTGTTGGCTAAACCCAAAAACACACTTAACTATCTGATTATGAGCAACAAGCCAAAGATAGGTATTTTATTTGGCCAGGAAAACACGTTTCCACAGGCCTTTGTAGATCGTGTCAATGAGAAGCAAAGTACATTCCCGGCAGAATTTGTCAGTATAGAACAGGTTGAACAAAGTGTCCCTACGGACTATGCCGTTATCATTGATCGCATTTCGCAGGACGTGCCCTTCTACAAAGCATTCCTTAAAAACGCTGCTTTGACCGGCACTGCCGTCATTAACAATCCGTTCTGGTGGAGTGCCGATGAGAAGTTTTTCAATAACGCGCTGGCTGTTCAATTAGGGGTTCCGGTTCCGAAAACCATTCTGCTACCGTCCAAAGAGCGTCCCGACGATACGAATCACAATTCGTTCCGCAATCTGAAACACATGAACTGGGATGGCATATTTAAGCATATTGGCTTCCCCGCCTTCATGAAACCTCATGCCGGAGGAGGCTGGAAGAGCGTCTATAAGGTTGATAATCCTGAGCAGATGTATAAAGCCTACGACGAAACCGGCCAGTTGGTTATGCTCTATCAGGAAGCCATCGACTTTACCGATTACTTCCGGTGTTATTGTATCGGCGGGAAAGATGTTCGAATTATGCCCTATGAGCCACGGAATCCGCATCACCTTCGCTATGCCGCCGACATGAAGACAACTGGCGACGCGGGCAAGAAGCTGCTAAAAACAATGACCGAATACGTGCTAACGCTAAATCATGGTCTTGGTTATGATTTCAATACGGTTGAATTTGCGGTTCGCGATGGCATCCCCATTGCCATCGACTTCTGTAATCCTGCCCCCGATGCCGACGTAAATTCAGTTGGTCAGGAGAATTTTGACTGGGTGGTAGAAGCAGCCGCGTCAATGGCGATCGAACGGGCCAAAAAGGCGCAGAAAGGGAAAGACAATCTGACTTGGGGTACGTTCGTCCGTAATTCTATTACAGGAGAAATTCCTGCTGTGGCAAAGGTGGCAAAAGAAACACCACCGGAGAAGGAACCGAAAGCCACGAAGCCAGAAAAAGCAGCCAAGGTAGAAGTGAAAGAAGAAAAGCCAAAAAAAAGTAAAAAAGCAAAGGCATAAAAACTGGCTTAAACCTAATTAAACGATGGTATGATGGGTAAAAAGCCTTCCATATCATCGTTTTTTTGTGCGAATACAGCTTCTGATCTAGTCGTCCGTCGATCGGTAAATCGGGTTTTCGGATAAGTAGCCGGCTCCATTCCAACCTTTTAGTGAAGGCCGGAATCTCTAGGTAAATGTATTCAGTTATGCGCTCATTCTATACCCTGCTCTTAGTAAGCCTGACCATACTGGCTTGCAAAAAATCGGATACGCTATCGCCCGAAACCCTGACCGGCACCTGGATTGAAGTTACTGCCCGTCAGGATACCCTTCTCTTCAATCTCGATCATATGGGGGCTTCGTTACCGGCTTCGCTCATAGTTAAGCGGGGTACGGAGCGCAATTCATCGGGTTATCTATTACCTAAAATTGGCAGCGGAATTTATCTCTATGAGCTACAGGGAGAACGGATCTTTGTTCGAAATCTATTGTCAAGTTCGTCACTGGGAGCCGACTACGCCATCGAGCAACAGGGCGATATTCTGAAGGTCGAAAATTTCTTTGAATTAGGTTTCAGGCAATCCCCCACGGCCACGCGCACGTTTAAACGCCAGTAAGCCCTTTCTCGTTTAAAATACAGTTTCATGGATCAGCCATGCCCGTTG
This window harbors:
- a CDS encoding ATP-grasp domain-containing protein produces the protein MSNKPKIGILFGQENTFPQAFVDRVNEKQSTFPAEFVSIEQVEQSVPTDYAVIIDRISQDVPFYKAFLKNAALTGTAVINNPFWWSADEKFFNNALAVQLGVPVPKTILLPSKERPDDTNHNSFRNLKHMNWDGIFKHIGFPAFMKPHAGGGWKSVYKVDNPEQMYKAYDETGQLVMLYQEAIDFTDYFRCYCIGGKDVRIMPYEPRNPHHLRYAADMKTTGDAGKKLLKTMTEYVLTLNHGLGYDFNTVEFAVRDGIPIAIDFCNPAPDADVNSVGQENFDWVVEAAASMAIERAKKAQKGKDNLTWGTFVRNSITGEIPAVAKVAKETPPEKEPKATKPEKAAKVEVKEEKPKKSKKAKA